From Pseudanabaena sp. PCC 6802, one genomic window encodes:
- a CDS encoding DUF6930 domain-containing protein, which translates to MTTLNSSTLRRLKKLKQAPTVWEGDCRPLPRSRGQHEGTNLIHIHQNAIEEDRPQCIIWVDGSMGMVRSMDIVEPEVGQEAFVRALLQAMERPQSPAQMGMPQKILVRDRSMQFYLRGVLQDLNITVEYVEQLPLIDEIFANIIQHTSASPPTVPVEQAPALYHQADLLCCQAPWEYLWDHEVIAVEVNGWDLGTLYAVVMGRLGLEQGAIFYRSKESLMQFRQRIAENESEDDLEETFLHQDCLFVLFESTESLTEPELTSLRSYGWPITQDSVYPIFGMLHPLEGGRPFLYDEEAIALTVAIDSFNQFLAQHGNKLKSGDLPALQGQYPIQVTTGDRETTNLSVTVKTMPELSEEIHGLVEAYEDKAPLIHEDLWPDKSLFQLLAMPWSSIKTLRSSAPHHYNADLAFPEKGDALSGLLIQTSRPKALDLIREIEKLGGIKGICFNPAESFLGETCELGLVVMGNGDLHLFGEFHDDEADSELVRKKWKQRCKTAKGNCAVIIAMGATGLSRGNPDLHHILGYYEVKLIPAKELGLGTLRAEPMFDFDFDF; encoded by the coding sequence ATGACCACGCTCAATAGTTCCACTCTGCGCCGCTTAAAAAAACTAAAGCAAGCCCCGACTGTATGGGAGGGTGATTGCCGTCCATTGCCGCGATCGCGCGGTCAACATGAGGGGACTAATTTGATCCATATTCACCAAAATGCGATCGAAGAAGATCGTCCTCAATGCATTATTTGGGTGGACGGCAGCATGGGCATGGTACGCTCTATGGACATCGTGGAACCAGAGGTCGGGCAGGAAGCCTTCGTCCGTGCTTTGCTACAAGCAATGGAGCGTCCTCAAAGCCCTGCTCAAATGGGGATGCCACAAAAGATTCTGGTGCGCGATCGCTCGATGCAATTCTATTTACGCGGCGTGTTGCAGGATTTAAATATTACGGTTGAGTATGTCGAGCAGTTACCTTTAATTGATGAAATTTTTGCAAACATTATCCAACACACCAGTGCTTCTCCTCCTACCGTACCTGTAGAACAAGCTCCGGCTCTGTATCATCAAGCCGATCTACTGTGCTGCCAAGCGCCTTGGGAATATCTCTGGGATCATGAGGTAATTGCGGTAGAAGTTAATGGTTGGGACTTGGGTACGCTTTATGCTGTAGTAATGGGGCGGTTGGGCTTAGAGCAGGGTGCGATCTTTTATCGTTCCAAAGAGTCGCTGATGCAGTTTCGCCAGCGCATAGCAGAAAATGAGTCCGAAGACGATCTAGAGGAAACTTTCCTGCACCAGGACTGTCTGTTCGTGCTATTTGAATCGACCGAGTCGCTGACTGAGCCGGAGTTAACTTCACTGCGCTCCTACGGTTGGCCGATAACGCAGGATAGCGTCTACCCAATTTTTGGGATGCTGCATCCACTAGAGGGTGGTAGGCCATTCTTGTACGACGAGGAGGCGATCGCTCTTACTGTTGCTATTGACAGTTTCAACCAGTTTTTAGCACAGCACGGCAATAAACTCAAATCTGGCGACCTGCCAGCTTTACAAGGCCAATATCCGATTCAGGTTACTACTGGCGATCGAGAAACTACTAACCTGAGCGTAACTGTAAAGACTATGCCAGAGCTATCTGAAGAAATTCATGGCTTGGTGGAAGCATATGAAGATAAAGCTCCTCTCATTCATGAAGATCTATGGCCGGATAAGTCATTATTTCAACTGTTAGCTATGCCGTGGAGCAGCATTAAGACTTTACGCTCGTCTGCCCCTCACCATTACAATGCCGATCTAGCTTTCCCGGAGAAAGGAGATGCTCTTTCGGGTTTATTAATCCAGACATCTCGGCCTAAAGCATTAGATCTGATCCGCGAGATCGAAAAGCTGGGCGGAATTAAGGGGATTTGCTTTAATCCAGCCGAGTCGTTTTTGGGTGAAACCTGCGAGCTAGGCTTAGTCGTGATGGGTAATGGCGATCTGCACCTGTTCGGTGAGTTTCATGACGATGAGGCAGACTCAGAGCTGGTGCGTAAAAAATGGAAGCAGCGCTGCAAGACAGCTAAGGGCAACTGTGCCGTGATTATTGCTATGGGCGCTACTGGACTATCGCGAGGCAACCCCGACCTGCATCATATTCTGGGTTACTATGAAGTAAAGTTGATTCCGGCAAAAGAGCTAGGCTTAGGTACTTTACGTGCCGAACCAATGTTTGATTTTGATTTTGATTTTTGA